The Hordeum vulgare subsp. vulgare chromosome 4H, MorexV3_pseudomolecules_assembly, whole genome shotgun sequence genomic interval GACCAAAAATAATGAaggtggtttaattggtcattgatccatgaccaaaattccgaaattagtcatggcaagtataagagggtccaaagcccataatgtTATGACCTTTTGTgtccattaggtcatgatactattgcataaattggtcattaagttctaccaattgaaaaaaagaagagaaaagtgAAAGAAGTGTGTGTTGGATGAGGGGAGAGTTTTGAAACGTTGGATGTAGGAGGAGTGGATGGCCAGGATCTGTTTCACAGAGTGATCCGTGGCCTCACATGTGATAGGCTGGCTGCCCAAAGTGAAAAGAACCGAGAAAAAAAAAAGTGAAAGAtaatctctctctcccccacgaccACATCTCTCCTGGCgatccccatctctctctccccacgaCCTATGGCATCCGATCTTCCCCGCAGCCCAGATCCACCTCTCGCCCGCGCCCCCCGCCTTCCCCGggcgatgtcgtcgtcgtcgccgccgctgtCGCCTCGCGGGGCGGAGAAGGAGGGGGACACCAGGAGCGACGGCaccgggagcggcggcggcgcggtgttCAGCTACGGGGAGGCGGGGTACTGGGACGCGCGCTATGTGGAGGAGGGCGGCGCACCCTACGACTGGTACCAGCGCTACGCCGCGTTGCGCCCCTTCGTCCGCCCGTACGTCCTCCCCCCTTCCCCTCTTCCGCTCTCCTCCTCACGATTGCTTCGCATAGACGAGACTGCCGCTCGCCTAGTGCCCGAACTGGAGTAGCTGATTTGTGCTCGTGGTGGTGGTGCTTGACTGCTTGTGCATTCGTCTCTCTTTTCCGGAAGTAGGAATTCCCTTTCCGCCTTTTCAGGTTCGGTTCAAATAGGTGCTTGATTGTGATTTGTGAAGGGATGGGGTGATTGGCATGAACCAGCGAGCGGGTGATCTTTTGGATTAGCTGCTTGCACAGAGCACAGTCACCGTATGTTGGGGGTCGAAATTGCTGTCACGGCAATAGTTTATGGATAGCTCCTTGTCTAGGTGGTGATTTAGCTCCAGTGCTTCCTGTATCTGTTGTGTATATAACGACATGGCAATCAGATAATGCAATTCTATCAGTCCACATGCTGACATATATCACTTCCACTAATCTGATAATTATACTCTGGATAGGGTAATGTGCTATGCTGCTACAGTTTGGCAATGTGTGAATTGACAGGGTTGTGATGTTGATGCCACACAAAAGTAGTCATTGCGAACTGGCATAGCCAAATGTGGTAGGGACAGTAATATGGAAGCACACATTTGAAACCAGCACATCTCTATTTGATAATAATCGAAACTAAAACCAACCTTGATCTGACTTGTTCCCCAGTAACCCAAAGTTGCTCTGGGATTTAGTATTATGATGCATGCCATCAATACTGCATTGACACGTTAAACACACGGCAGCACATCTGATTTTCACTACTTGTGTTTTGCACCCTCGATGGGCTGTTCTGGTCTTCTGGATAAAGTTCAGGATGCGCTTCTAAACCTAGGCTCGATGATTACACTCACTCTGCTAATTTAAATTTTCTTCCCATGCTCTGATGTTTGCACTTATGTCAGAGGATATGGTCGCTGATGGCTACAATGTATCCTTAAATATTTTAAATTCCCTCTTTGTTCGGGAAGTGAAATCTAGTGTCTGTTGATTTACTTATGAGCTGTAGACATGCAAATGGATGTTAGGGATATGAGTAAATTCTTTGATGAATCATTTGATTGTGCCCCCATCCCGCTCGCCCATTTCGACGACACCcagctcctcttcggtgagcagaTTCATCCCCCGACCCCATGTACAGTCCCCCGCTCCGTCCATGCTCACCGTCCCCTATTTTTTCTCCGCGTGCGTGCAGATTACAACTTGCTGGAGCAGACGAGCCTGGTGAGGGAGTCGACCCACAGGCTGCTCGGCGACTTCGGCAGCAACTTCGGCCGGAACTTCGAGGGACGCCCGGGCGCCAAGCTGCCGCCGTCGCTCGTCGCCCTCCGCAAGGCTGCGGAGCGGCGCAgcgtccgactcttcttcctcccccGCGGCATGACAAGGAGGGCGCGGAACCGCTCACGGCACGACAACAGGTTTCCTTTGCTGACTCTTCTTCCTTCTTAGTGTCCATCTTTCGATTGATTTCGGTTAACAAGTGCTATCTGAAACTGAAGACACCGGAAGTAAATGGATGCTGTAGAAAAGTGAAATGCTCTCCATGTGTTTGTATTGTCACTTTGACCATGTATTCAGTAGTAATCATTTTCAGTAGCAGTATAGATTTCTCAAAGGATTAAATGAAAATCTCCTATGTCTAGAACTGGAAGACATCTTAGAAAATTAGGATGCACAGATTCAACAAAGAGCAACCAATTAACTAAAGAACAAGCCTTTTTGGCTAACAAAAACAAAAGAACAGAGGGGCCAGAGAATAGACGAAACAACCTTCGTCACACTGGCTGATGCACACCATGAGGCGGCCATGCTTGGTGCTCCCATTCTGTGCCATGACCATGGAGAAAACAACGAAGCAAGATTCCAATTGTTCAGATTTTCTAAGGGGAGGATTGAATGTAAAATCAGTAGGAAAACCCACAATTTATATGTTGCAGCCGAGCAAACCTGCAGTTTATCGCCATCTTGATGGACTCCACGTTTTCTTTTCTAATTAAACCAAGTCAGTGTGTGTACATGTTTTTTTCTCCTAAGAAAACACACCCAAAAGGCATCATATATATGATAATTATCAAGTGAAATAGTAGCCAATACAGTGGAAAGACAACTTGACACATAACAACCagccaaaaataaaattgcaTCGAATCTCTCTTCTTGGGAAATTGGGTCGGAGGAGAATTGAGCAAGGATAAGAGGCATCCAAGAGTTAGTTTCCAGCTATTTAATTTGGAGAGATTTGATTTTCCCCTGAGCTGAGGTGAGTCAAGGAAGAGAGACTGGAATTTGCTGCATTATGTAGACTGCCTTAAGACTTATCCTGCGTGTGAATATGAGATAAAGAGGTGAGAGAGACAAGAGATTGCTATGGGCATGGGTTTCTGGTTTGGTTCCATGGTTCGCTCATTTCTTTTTCTCAAGTTCAGTAAGTTTGCTTTAGACTTTAGAGTGCTTGATTGTTGTGGTTCAAGTCATACTTAATGTGATTATGATTCAGTTTGGCGATTGCATGATTGCATTGTTTGGCGCTTCAGCTCACAACTGATAAGTTTCCATTCAAGTTTAACCTCTCCTTTTCTATTTAGGCAATAATACAACCGCTGCCTGTCAGCACGTTTGCTACAACACCTTGAGAACCAACACAATGTTTTATTTTGTTGTAATAATTTGTGCAAGCATCCTATGTCTACCTTCCATCGTACAATCCAAAAATTATGTATACATTTGAGTGGACCTTACCAGCAGTATCGCTCCCCCTCCTTACCTTTATCATATGCAAAGAGCCTTACGTGTAATATCTCTTTTCATAAATGACTGCATATACTGGACAATCGAGTCGAAGTTCAATTCGACAGATATTGTCCTAACTGACCACCAGTAATTTCTCTAATGTATCAGCATGGAATGTCTCCTCCTGTTTTTCATGTTTACTATCCTTGTTAGTTTAGTACCATTTTCAAGATGGTAAGTATATATTGAAAAACCgtttaaaatttctgaaatagttGCTCTGCATGTTATGGAGATGATCTGCATATCATTTTGAAACTTATTATGTAATATATTTTCTAATTCTGCACTTACTTAGTACAGTACTACCAAACATTTGGAAGCAGAGCTAAACATTGAAATATATGCTGTGCTAGTTACTTGGAGCCACACAAAGATATAAAATCTCGGTTAACAAATGCTATCTGAAATTTAAGAAACTGGAAGTAAATGGATGCTGTAGAAAAGTGAAATGCCCTCCATGTGTTTGTATTGTCCCTTTGACCATGTATTCAGTAGTAATCATCTCCTTGTTGACATCAATGTGAATATCCCATGCAAGTTGCGACTGTACCGTTTGCCCCACATGACAAGATATGAGCCTGACCCAtagtaatcttttttttcttcttcagaAACTAGTACAGTTATCTTGCAGAATAGGAATGGAGATGTGTATCGGTCCTAGTTTATTTCTCTCCTCTGTTGACTGCATGAATAACATTATGTGATTATTCTGCAGACCACATTTTTACCTCATGTGTGTTTTTATTCGAATAACATGATGATGGTTGTAACCTGTAGTTAATTCCTTGGACAAAGACCAAATGTGTTAACAGACTACCTTGTATAATTTGTCACACATATTAATTACagtacttattttattttatgggtACATGAGGCCACGATTAATGTTGGGTACTAGTTTACTAGTGGCGTAATTCTTATGTAGTGATGGCAGCAAGAATACTTATGTTAACAAGTCTTCACCCTTTGTGATGAATAGTTTCCTTGTTCCGAAAGCCTTACCATCATTTTCTTCTAGAAGGTGGCAATTGGCAAGAGCATATtgtgaagaggaagaggatgagaagaaacttgtggttctcatccaatctttgtggaaCTCTCTTTATGTGCGATTGTGCATTTGTTGGGTCCTTTTTCTATGCACTTGCACTTGCAGAAGTATCATGTTGTGtacatgtaaaattattttgatgtgcccttgttaggcgttgaaccttaatgcgtggagttggtggatgatgtattgtatttgatgtgatatgctactgaaatgaaatatacattttatttgcaatcttttatttTATAGTACTTATTTTTTatgggcctatcctgagatatgcgtgcttctagcaaaaaaGATGCTTCAACCaaaacaaatcagacattttcaatagtaaatAGGTATTGGGCCTGGCCCAATTGGTGGACAGGGATTTGAAacttatgatgattccatttggtcactagcaatgccacgtcagatcctacgtggctcacacaaatgggtaatgaccaaaccaaaattttggtcgatagagacctGCGACCAAAATattagaaaggtcatgtttgttcattcttgacagcCAACcgttgacgttgtaaatttggtcaaaaaaggtcaataaacgacaacaatgacgaatcaatgaccaatatagggagtcataattgaccttatttcttgtagtggttgcagggttgtttgagagaaaccatcttcatcctacgcctcccacatattgataaaccttaggttatccacttgagggaaaattgctactgtcctacaatactctgcgcttggaggcccaacacgagtttacaagaataaagttgtgtagtagacatcattagGTCGCACCGTATAAGGAAATAGGAGACACGCTAGGGTTCATGGTCATTAGTTCGACGGCGATGAAGCATCTAGGGATGCCAACTTTCATTTGAAAGGATGCATAATTTGACACACATTTTCAATTGGGCTCTAATAGAAGCAGCGATGACTAAGCGGCGAACGACGACACGTGCGAAAGGAAGTAGATAGTAGGGATAGCAACTACACACTTGTGACAGGGGGCTTCACTACCGTTGGACTTCTTATTCTTTCCTGCTTTGGAGTTGGCCACCTTACATGTTTCACGATGGTCTCAATTGCTTGGATGACTGGAGTAGCGAGAGTGGTGTTAACCAGGGCC includes:
- the LOC123448283 gene encoding uncharacterized protein LOC123448283 isoform X1, giving the protein MASDLPRSPDPPLARAPRLPRAMSSSSPPLSPRGAEKEGDTRSDGTGSGGGAVFSYGEAGYWDARYVEEGGAPYDWYQRYAALRPFVRPDMSKFFDESFDCAPIPLAHFDDTQLLFDYNLLEQTSLVRESTHRLLGDFGSNFGRNFEGRPGAKLPPSLVALRKAAERRSVRLFFLPRGMTRRARNRSRHDNRRWQLARAYCEEEEDEKKLVVLIQSLWNSLYVRLCICWVLFLCTCTCRSIMLCTCKIILMCPC
- the LOC123448283 gene encoding uncharacterized protein LOC123448283 isoform X2, with translation MASDLPRSPDPPLARAPRLPRAMSSSSPPLSPRGAEKEGDTRSDGTGSGGGAVFSYGEAGYWDARYVEEGGAPYDWYQRYAALRPFVRPDMSKFFDESFDCAPIPLAHFDDTQLLFDYNLLEQTSLVRESTHRLLGDFGSNFGRNFEGRPGAKLPPSLVALRKAAERRSVRLFFLPRGMTRRARNRSRHDNRWQLARAYCEEEEDEKKLVVLIQSLWNSLYVRLCICWVLFLCTCTCRSIMLCTCKIILMCPC